CCATGTCATCCGCTCCGCCTTCGGCCAGAACGAGGCGCACCATGTCCGCCTCGTCCAAGGCAGCCATATCGTCGTGAGGAAGAAGTTCGACGACCCTCGTGCCTATTTCTTCCAGAATCCCGACAACCGCATCATCTTCGCCATTCCCTATGAGGGCGACTTCACCCTGATCGGCACCACCGACCGCGATTACACCGCCGATCCCAAGGACGTCCGGATCTCCGAGGAGGAGACCGTTTATCTCTGCAATGCGGCGTCGGAATATTTCAAGGAGCCGGTCAGGCCCGAGGATATCGTCTGGACCTATTCGGCGGTCCGGCCGCTTTATGACGACGGCGCCTCGAAGGCGCAGGAGGCAACGCGCGACTACGTGCTGAAGCTGGACGGCGAGGGGAGTAGCGCACCGCTACTCAACGTCTTCGGCGGCAAGCTCACCACCTATCGCCGGCTTTCCGAACATGCGCTGGAAAAGATCGGTGCTGCGATCGGCGTCAAGGGCGCCCCATGGACGGCCAAGAGCCATCTGCCGGGCGGCGACTTTCCGGTCCGCGGTTACGAGGGGCAGGTCGCCGATCTGAAGCGGCTCTATCCGTTCCTTGCCGATCGGCATGCCCGCCGGCTGGTGCGCCGCTACGGAACGAGGTTCAAGGCGCTGCTCGGCGAAGCCCGCGGCATCGACGATCTCGGACGGCTGTTCGGCGGCGATCTCTACGAGGCAGAGGTCACCTATCTGGTCAAACAGGAATGGGCCCGGCACGCTGAAGACGTGCTGTGGAGGAGAACAAAGGATGGTCTGCGCCTTTCGAAGGAGCAGGCTCAGTCACTGGAGGAGTACATGGCTGCCATGCCGGCGATGGCCGGATAAGGGCAGCATGTGGTCCCCGATGCGTGGAGGCACGGGAATCGGAATGCTGGAACTGCGGAAGGCCGCAAAGATGGTGGGAGGAGACTATCATATCCACCCGACCGATCTTGTTTTTGAAAGAGGAACGCTAAACGTTCTGCTTGGGCCGACATTGTCGGGCAAGACCTCGTTGATGCGTCTGATGGCCGGCCTTGATCGGCCGACAACCGGTACGATCCATTTTGATGGTGCTGACGTGACAGGCATGCCTGTCCAGAAGCGCAACATCGCCATGGTCTACCAGCAGTTCATCAATTATCCGGCATTGACGGTCTACGAGAATATTGCCTCGCCGCTGCGGATTGCCGGCAAGGATGCCAAGATCATCGATCTGGAGGTGCGCAAGGCTGCCGAACTTCTGAAACTCGGGCCTTATCTCGATCGCACGCCGCTCAACCTCTCCGGCGGCCAGCAGCAGCGCACCGCACTTGCCCGTGCACTCGTGAAGAATGCGAGCCTTGTTTTGATGGACGAGCCGCTTGCCAACCTCGACTACAAGCTGCGTGAGGAGCTGCGGCAGGAATTGCCGCGCATCTTCGCGCAGTCCGGCGCGATCTTCGTCTATGCCACGACGGAACCCTCCGAAGCCTTGTTGCTGGGCGGCAATACGGCAGCGCTCAGCGAGGGCCGGATCACGCAGTTCGGCACGACGATCGAGGTCTATCGCAATCCGCTCGATCTGACGACGGCGAAAACCTTTGCCGATCCGCCACTGAATTTTATCGATCTGGTCAAATCGGAAGGCAATTTCCTGCACGATGGCGCTGTGATTTTTGCCGTGCCGCCGCATCTTCAGAACGTGCCGGACGGGCCGGCAACGATCGCGTTTCACCCGCATCATCTGGCACCGACCGCCCAGACGGCCGATTCGGCGCGGCTGACAGCACGGACACAGATTTCGGAGATCACCGGGTCGGAAAGTTTCGTGCATCTGCAATTTGCCGATACCCGCTGGGTGATGCTTGCGCACGGCATCCACAATATCGACCCGGACACGGATCTCTCCGTTTTCATCGATACGCGCCACCTGATGGCGTTCGGCGCGGACGGCCGGGCGATCACCACTGCCGGGCAAAGGGGCTAGGAGGTGGCATGAAAGAGGCCGCGGCCGTTGAGAGAACGGATCACTGAGATGCAGATGATGATCGAGGGACAGTCACACTTCCAGCCTTTCGGCTTATCCTATTGGGGTTTCGAAGATCTCAATAAGGGAGTTGGAAGCATGACTGCCTCTTATGAATACCCTATCGGGGTCGACTACCACAAATCCTACAGCCACCTGGTGGTTCAGGACAGCAGCGGCAAGACGCTGAGATCCGGCCGGGTGAAGAACGACCGACAGTCGCTGGGCGGGTTTCTCGAACGCTATCGGGAGAACTCGCATGCGGTTGTCGAGGCGACGCGCAACTGGATGGTGATGTACGACTGGCTCGACGACATTTGTGATGATGTCGTTCTCGCCCATCCGCTGAAGGTCAAAGCGATCGCCGACGCCAAGATCAAGACCGACAAGATCGACGCGACGGTGCTGGCACATCTGCTCAGAGCCGATCTGGTACCCGAAGCCTGGGCGCCAAGCGAGAGATCGCGGGACCTTCGCGTCGCGCTACGCGAACGGATGTTTTACGTGCGGCTGCGCACGATGACGAAGAACCGCATCGTCACGGTGTTCGACCGCTATCCGGAGCAGACGGCGCAATTGAAGAAGCTTGGCGACCTGTTTGGCAAGGCCGGCCGCGTCGAGCTGGCGCAGGTCAACGTCTCGGAGATCGACCGCATCCAGATCGATCGCGGTCTCGCCTTCATCGGCGACATCGACATGCGGATCAAACAGTCGGAAGCGACGATCCGGGCGATGACCAAGGCCAATGCCAACGTCAAGCTGTTGAAGACGATCCCCGGCATCGGCGAGTTCTTCGCCCGGCTGATCGATGCGGAGATCGACGACATATCGCGGTTCCGCCACTCGAAGAAGCTTGCCGCCTATGCCGGGCTTGTGCCGTCGACCTATTCCTCCGGCGGCAAGACCTTCCACGGCAAGATCATCAAGCAGGGCAACAAGTGGCTGCGCTGGGCCTTTGTCGAAGCCGTCGCTCCTGCCATCGCCAGCGATCCACAGCTGCGCGCCCAATACGAGCATCTGAAGATCAAAGGAATAAACAAGGCGCGGGTTGCCATCGCGCGCAAGCTTCTGACGATCGCCTTCCAGATCCTGCGTGATCAGCGCGCCTACGAGCCGCGCGGCACCGCCACCATGGAAGGCGCGTCGACGATATCCCGGTTGTCCTGATGGTCGTTTAGCGAGCCCGGTAGAACTGGGCTGCGCTCCTCTAGGAGAATGGGAAACCGGGAGCCGAACGCCACTCTGTGACCGAAGCCCCAGGCATCAGGTCACGCATTGGAGACTGGTTCAAGAACCGACGGACAGCAAAGCGATCTGTCCGGCGGAAAGAGAGACTTTGCCGATCGGTGCGAATGCCGGTCAAAACTTAACCGAACCCAAGGAAAAGCCGCCAAATGCTGGTGTTCTGCCCCTTGCGTTCTTTCATTGGAGAAGATCATGGCACGTATCACCCTCGATCATATTCGCCATGCCTATGGGCCGAACCCGAAGAGCGAGAAGGACTACGCTCTCAAGGAAGTGCACCACGAGTGGAACGATGGCGGCGCCTATGCGCTGCTCGGACCGTCGGGCTGCGGAAAGACCTCGCTGCTCAATATCATTTCCGGTCTCATTCAGCCGTCCGAAGGGCGAATCCTTTTCGACGGACAGGATGTTACGAACCTGCCGACGCAGCAGCGAAATATTGCGCAGGTATTCCAGTTTCCGGTCATCTACGACACGATGACGGTCTACGACAACCTCGCCTTTCCCCTGCGCAACCGCGGCGTGGCCGAGGCGGATGTCGACCGGCGTGTCCGCGAAATCCTCGAGATGATCGATCTTGCCGGCTGGGCCAAGCGGCGCGCGCGCGGCTTGACGGCGGACCAAAAGCAGAAGATTTCGCTCGGCCGCGGCCTCGTGCGCTCGGATGTGAACGCGATTCTCTTTGACGAGCCGCTCACTGTTATCGATCCGCACATGAAGTGGGTGCTGCGATCGCAGTTGAAGCGGCTGCATAAGCAGTTCGGTTTTACCATGGTCTATGTCACGCATGACCAGACGGAGGCGTTGACCTTCGCCGACAAAGTCGTGGTGATGTACGATGGCGAGATCGTGCAGATCGGCACGCCAGCCGAGCTCTTCGAGCGTCCGAGCCATACCTTCGTCGGCTACTTCATCGGCTCGCCCGGCATGAACTTCATGCCAGCCAAGGTGGAAGGCCGCACGGTTCGGGTCGGCGAGCACGCGCTGACGCTCGACTATGCGCCAAAGACTTCGGCAGCGGCCAAGGTAGAGCTTGGAATCCGGCCCGAGTTTATCCGGGTCGGCCGCGACGGCATTCCTGTGACGGTCAGCAAGGTGGAAGATATCGGCCGGCAGAAGATCGTCCGCGCGCAGTTTGCCGGCCAGCCGATCGCGATCGTCGTTCCTGAGGACGAGGAAATTCCGGCTGATCCCCGGGTGACCTTCGAGCCATCGGGTATCAGTATCTATGCCGACTCTTGGCGCGCCGGACCGGAGGCTTGATCATGGAAAAAACCTGGAACAACAAAGCCTGGTTTCTGGTTCTGCCGGTTCTCGTGCTGGTAGCTTTCTCGGCCGTCATTCCCTTGATGACGGTTGTGAACTATTCCGTTCAGGACACTTTCGGAAACAACCAGTTCTTCTGGAACGGAACGGACTGGTTTACCGAAATCCTGCATTCCGACCGATTCTGGGCCGCCCTGCAGCGAAACCTGATTTTTTCGCTGATCATTCTCGCTCTTGAGATTCCGCTTGGTATCTTCATTGCGCTCAACATGCCGAAATCAGGCATCGGTGTGCCCGTGTGCCTGGTTCTGATGGCGCTGCCGCTGCTGGTCCCGTGGAACGTGGTCGGCACGATCTGGCAGGTGTTCGGCCGCAACGACATTGGTTTGTTCGGCTATTACGTCAATGCCATCGGCATCGATTACAACTATGTGCAGGATCCGCTCGACGCCTGGGTGACGATCATCATCATGGATGTCTGGCACTGGACGAGCCTGGTCGTCTTGCTCTGCTATGCCGGCCTCGTTTCCATTCCGGATGCTTTCTATCAGGCAGCCAAGATCGACGGCGCGTCCCGCTGGGCCGTGTTCCGCTATATCCAATTGCCGAAGATGAAGCGCGTTCTCCTGATCGCCGTGCTGCTGCGTTTCATGGATAGTTTCATGATCTACACCGAGCCGTTTGTCGTCACCGGTGGCGGTCCGGGCAACTCGACCACCTTCCTGTCGATCGATCTGGTCAAGACCGCGCTCGGACAGTTTGACCTCGGTCCGGCAGCTGCCATGTCGCTGATCTATTTCCTCATCATCCTGCTGCTTTCGTGGGTGTTCTACACCGTCATGACAAGCCACGACGCGGAGAATTGAAATGAGCGCCTCCAACGAAACGACAGCGAGCCGAAAGATCTCAGGCGTTACCAGTGTCGCAAGCGGTCTTTCCTCCGATGAAGTCAGCCGTCTGATGCGCCGGCGCGGCGAGGAATCGCGCTGGTGGTGGCTGGTTCCGACGATCTATATCATCGTGCTCCTGCTGCCGATCTATTGGCTCGTCAACATGAGCTTCAAGACCAATGCGGAAATCGTCAATTCTCTGACGCTTTATCCGCATAACCCGACGATCGCCAATTACGTGACGATCTTTACGGAGAAGGCGTGGTATTCCGGCTATATCAATTCAATCACTTATGTCGTCATGAACATGGTGATCTCGGTGGCGGTCGCGTTGCCGGCGGCCTATGCCTTCTCCCGTTATCGGTTCCTCGGCGACAAGCATCTGTTCTTCTGGCTGCTGACCAACCGGATGGCGCCGCCGGCAGTCTTTGCCCTGCCGTTCTTCCAGCTCTACTCAGCCTTTGGACTGATCGATACGCACATCGCCGTGGCATTGGCGCATTGCCTCTTCAACGTGCCGCTGGCGGTCTGGATCCTTGAAGGCTTCATGTCCGGCGTACCGAAGGAAATCGACGAGACGGCCTATATCGATGGCTACTCGTTCCCGCGGTTCTTCCTGAAGATCTTCACGCCGCTGATTGCGAGCGGGATAGGTGTCGCCTGTTTCTTCTGCTTCATGTTCTCCTGGGTCGAGTTGCTGATCGCACGAACACTGACGACGACCGACGCGAAGCCGATCGCCGCCACCATGACCCGCACCGTCTCTGCATCCGGCATGGATTGGGGCCTGCTGGCCGCCGCGGGTGTTCTGACCCTGATCCCGGGGGCGCTGGTGATCTGGTTTGTGCGCAATTACATCGCAAAGGGCTTCGCCCTTGGGAGAGTTTGATGAGCTTTTCGCTTCCCGATTTTTCATGGATGGCGTGGACCTGGCCGACGGTCATTTTCTTCATCGTCATCGCATTGCTGCTGATCGGCATGGGGGTATGGGAATATGCGGTGCCGGGCGGCAATCCGCGGATCGGAATCCTGCGCTTCGAGACGACGCGCGGTGACCGGCTTTTCCTTTCGCTGCTCGGCGCAGCATTCATTCATCTTGCATGGCTTGGGCTCGGTGGGCCTGACCTGTGGTGGGCTCTTGCCATCTCCGTGGTCTACGCTATCGGCGTGTTCCGCTACGTGTGACGGCAAAGTGAAGACAGATGGCCGGGGGTCCTTGGCCGCCTGAGACGTGACTGCAATCGCAAACCCTGGGAGGATAT
The sequence above is drawn from the Rhizobium leguminosarum genome and encodes:
- a CDS encoding IS110 family transposase codes for the protein MTASYEYPIGVDYHKSYSHLVVQDSSGKTLRSGRVKNDRQSLGGFLERYRENSHAVVEATRNWMVMYDWLDDICDDVVLAHPLKVKAIADAKIKTDKIDATVLAHLLRADLVPEAWAPSERSRDLRVALRERMFYVRLRTMTKNRIVTVFDRYPEQTAQLKKLGDLFGKAGRVELAQVNVSEIDRIQIDRGLAFIGDIDMRIKQSEATIRAMTKANANVKLLKTIPGIGEFFARLIDAEIDDISRFRHSKKLAAYAGLVPSTYSSGGKTFHGKIIKQGNKWLRWAFVEAVAPAIASDPQLRAQYEHLKIKGINKARVAIARKLLTIAFQILRDQRAYEPRGTATMEGASTISRLS
- a CDS encoding carbohydrate ABC transporter permease, with product MEKTWNNKAWFLVLPVLVLVAFSAVIPLMTVVNYSVQDTFGNNQFFWNGTDWFTEILHSDRFWAALQRNLIFSLIILALEIPLGIFIALNMPKSGIGVPVCLVLMALPLLVPWNVVGTIWQVFGRNDIGLFGYYVNAIGIDYNYVQDPLDAWVTIIIMDVWHWTSLVVLLCYAGLVSIPDAFYQAAKIDGASRWAVFRYIQLPKMKRVLLIAVLLRFMDSFMIYTEPFVVTGGGPGNSTTFLSIDLVKTALGQFDLGPAAAMSLIYFLIILLLSWVFYTVMTSHDAEN
- a CDS encoding carbohydrate ABC transporter permease translates to MSASNETTASRKISGVTSVASGLSSDEVSRLMRRRGEESRWWWLVPTIYIIVLLLPIYWLVNMSFKTNAEIVNSLTLYPHNPTIANYVTIFTEKAWYSGYINSITYVVMNMVISVAVALPAAYAFSRYRFLGDKHLFFWLLTNRMAPPAVFALPFFQLYSAFGLIDTHIAVALAHCLFNVPLAVWILEGFMSGVPKEIDETAYIDGYSFPRFFLKIFTPLIASGIGVACFFCFMFSWVELLIARTLTTTDAKPIAATMTRTVSASGMDWGLLAAAGVLTLIPGALVIWFVRNYIAKGFALGRV
- a CDS encoding DUF2160 domain-containing protein; the encoded protein is MSFSLPDFSWMAWTWPTVIFFIVIALLLIGMGVWEYAVPGGNPRIGILRFETTRGDRLFLSLLGAAFIHLAWLGLGGPDLWWALAISVVYAIGVFRYV
- the glpD gene encoding glycerol-3-phosphate dehydrogenase, which codes for MGREIYDIFVIGGGINGCGIARDAVGRGYSVALAEMNDFASGTSSGATKLIHGGLRYLEHYEFRLVRESLMEREILWAMAPHIIWPLRFVLPYHKGGIRPAWLIRLGLFLYDHLGGRKLLPATSVLDMRRDPAGKPLKALFSKAFEYSDGWVDDARMVVLNARDAADKGATVMPRTKVVSARRENGLWHIETTDTVTGRNDSHQARMLVNAAGPWVDHVIRSAFGQNEAHHVRLVQGSHIVVRKKFDDPRAYFFQNPDNRIIFAIPYEGDFTLIGTTDRDYTADPKDVRISEEETVYLCNAASEYFKEPVRPEDIVWTYSAVRPLYDDGASKAQEATRDYVLKLDGEGSSAPLLNVFGGKLTTYRRLSEHALEKIGAAIGVKGAPWTAKSHLPGGDFPVRGYEGQVADLKRLYPFLADRHARRLVRRYGTRFKALLGEARGIDDLGRLFGGDLYEAEVTYLVKQEWARHAEDVLWRRTKDGLRLSKEQAQSLEEYMAAMPAMAG
- a CDS encoding ABC transporter ATP-binding protein, which gives rise to MARITLDHIRHAYGPNPKSEKDYALKEVHHEWNDGGAYALLGPSGCGKTSLLNIISGLIQPSEGRILFDGQDVTNLPTQQRNIAQVFQFPVIYDTMTVYDNLAFPLRNRGVAEADVDRRVREILEMIDLAGWAKRRARGLTADQKQKISLGRGLVRSDVNAILFDEPLTVIDPHMKWVLRSQLKRLHKQFGFTMVYVTHDQTEALTFADKVVVMYDGEIVQIGTPAELFERPSHTFVGYFIGSPGMNFMPAKVEGRTVRVGEHALTLDYAPKTSAAAKVELGIRPEFIRVGRDGIPVTVSKVEDIGRQKIVRAQFAGQPIAIVVPEDEEIPADPRVTFEPSGISIYADSWRAGPEA
- a CDS encoding ABC transporter ATP-binding protein yields the protein MLELRKAAKMVGGDYHIHPTDLVFERGTLNVLLGPTLSGKTSLMRLMAGLDRPTTGTIHFDGADVTGMPVQKRNIAMVYQQFINYPALTVYENIASPLRIAGKDAKIIDLEVRKAAELLKLGPYLDRTPLNLSGGQQQRTALARALVKNASLVLMDEPLANLDYKLREELRQELPRIFAQSGAIFVYATTEPSEALLLGGNTAALSEGRITQFGTTIEVYRNPLDLTTAKTFADPPLNFIDLVKSEGNFLHDGAVIFAVPPHLQNVPDGPATIAFHPHHLAPTAQTADSARLTARTQISEITGSESFVHLQFADTRWVMLAHGIHNIDPDTDLSVFIDTRHLMAFGADGRAITTAGQRG